In Thermodesulfovibrio aggregans, the following proteins share a genomic window:
- a CDS encoding NADH-quinone oxidoreductase subunit N yields MDKYLPLMPEIVFTTLFLIYFVFGLFIKNRQTLGIMVIVISLITSLTLFGVNGSAFNDMFVADKFSQSLKLVFLLSLFLCTLISLRYEKIQDRVFYEYSLLLLLSTLAMMLIVSSRDFIPLFLSVEFMSLCIYLLSGFILSDLKSNEASLKYYILGSFASAILLFGISAIYGVTGTTTFDGIAQFFKNSSNISIYHYVGAIGIITALAFKAGCAPFHQWSPDVYEGAPTTITAFMSVAPKAAALGALGRVIFETFSLKPQLWLSPLILIALLTMATGNILALRQNNLKRLLAYSSIAHAGYVMLAVIACSQEGLDSIVFYMFIYTFMNIGAFAVVLILPEGEKIDRYVGLSNTNIFVALSMLVFMFSLAGIPPLGGFIAKFLVFKSIIHAGYVWVALVGIIFSILSAYYYLRVVVKMFFASSLEQSQPLHRVPANLKFAIGINTFLVITLGIFPDILRFLFIY; encoded by the coding sequence ATGGATAAATACTTACCGCTTATGCCTGAAATAGTTTTTACCACTCTTTTCCTCATCTATTTTGTTTTCGGTCTTTTTATAAAAAACAGACAGACTCTGGGCATTATGGTTATTGTTATCTCTTTGATAACCTCTTTAACTTTGTTTGGAGTAAACGGTTCTGCTTTCAATGATATGTTTGTTGCAGACAAATTCAGTCAGAGTCTTAAACTTGTCTTTCTTCTGAGTCTCTTTTTATGCACCCTGATCTCTTTGCGATATGAAAAAATTCAGGATAGAGTCTTTTACGAGTACTCTCTTCTCTTACTCTTAAGTACCCTTGCCATGATGCTTATTGTTTCATCAAGGGATTTTATTCCTCTTTTCCTATCAGTTGAGTTTATGTCTTTATGTATATATTTGCTGTCAGGATTTATTCTGTCAGATTTAAAATCAAACGAAGCTTCTCTGAAGTACTACATTCTTGGAAGTTTTGCCTCAGCCATACTTCTCTTTGGTATATCTGCTATTTATGGTGTTACAGGAACAACGACATTTGATGGTATAGCACAATTTTTTAAAAATTCTTCAAATATCTCGATTTATCACTATGTTGGAGCAATAGGAATAATAACTGCCCTGGCCTTTAAAGCAGGTTGTGCTCCTTTTCATCAATGGTCTCCTGATGTATATGAAGGTGCGCCAACAACTATAACAGCTTTCATGTCTGTAGCTCCAAAGGCAGCTGCATTAGGTGCTTTAGGAAGAGTTATATTTGAAACCTTTAGCTTAAAACCTCAATTGTGGCTCAGTCCTCTTATTTTAATTGCACTTCTTACAATGGCTACAGGAAACATTCTTGCCCTGAGGCAGAACAATTTAAAAAGACTTCTTGCATACTCATCAATCGCCCATGCCGGATATGTGATGCTTGCAGTAATTGCCTGTTCTCAGGAAGGTCTGGACTCAATAGTTTTCTATATGTTTATCTACACATTCATGAATATCGGAGCCTTTGCTGTTGTATTGATTCTACCTGAAGGAGAAAAAATAGATAGATATGTGGGACTTTCAAACACAAATATTTTCGTCGCCCTTAGTATGCTTGTTTTTATGTTTTCTCTTGCAGGTATTCCTCCTTTAGGAGGATTTATTGCTAAGTTTTTGGTTTTTAAATCAATTATACATGCAGGTTATGTATGGGTTGCTCTGGTTGGAATTATTTTTAGCATACTCTCTGCCTATTACTATCTTAGAGTTGTAGTGAAGATGTTTTTTGCAAGTTCATTGGAACAATCTCAGCCACTTCATAGAGTTCCAGCAAATTTAAAGTTTGCTATAGGAATTAACACCTTTTTAGTAATCACTCTGGGTATCTTCCCTGATATCTTAAGGTTTTTATTTATCTATTAA
- a CDS encoding NADH-quinone oxidoreductase subunit M produces the protein MTETALSYPILSVVTFLPLVGVLIILLLKNNELIKYTALITTVVDLIVSIPIFTNFDKSNPAFQFVESYQWIPAINAYYKVGVDGISILFVLLTLIIGILCVAVSWTAIKEKIKLFYSLLLIMQTAMIGVFCAMDLLLFYVFYEAMLIPMFLLIGIWGSSNRVYASVKFVLFTFAGSVLMFIGIISLYFMAGKSFDVLEISKVKLPLDFQYWLFFALFAAFAVKVPMFPLHTWLPDAHTEAPTAGSVILAGILLKIGGYGFLRFSIPFCPDATIALKLFMQILSLIAIIYGAFVTLMQTDFKRLIAYSSVSHMGFVTLGIFSLNETAIRGGILQMINHGIVTGALFMCIGVIYERTHTRELIKYGGLGKAVPIFVLFYTFFSAAAIGFPGTNSFIGEFLVMLGAFKSSFYIGTPLILGISLGATYMIWLYYRVVLNEIKPEIKEHLYDLNLREIVMFIPPVFLVLLIGLQPSIPLSFMDTSIKYLLDIFLNSASVSMK, from the coding sequence ATGACTGAAACAGCACTTTCCTATCCAATTCTGTCAGTGGTTACATTTTTACCTCTCGTTGGAGTCCTTATAATACTTCTACTTAAAAACAACGAACTTATAAAATATACAGCCTTGATCACCACAGTGGTTGATTTGATAGTTTCAATACCAATATTTACAAATTTTGATAAATCAAATCCAGCCTTTCAATTTGTTGAATCCTATCAATGGATTCCAGCAATAAATGCTTATTACAAGGTGGGTGTAGATGGAATAAGTATTCTGTTTGTTTTACTTACCCTCATCATTGGTATTCTCTGTGTAGCTGTTTCATGGACTGCCATCAAGGAAAAGATAAAGCTTTTTTATTCGCTCTTACTGATAATGCAAACAGCAATGATAGGTGTCTTCTGTGCCATGGATTTACTTCTTTTCTACGTATTCTATGAGGCTATGTTGATCCCCATGTTTTTGCTTATAGGAATTTGGGGCAGTTCCAATAGAGTTTATGCCTCTGTAAAATTTGTTCTCTTTACCTTTGCAGGAAGTGTTCTGATGTTCATTGGAATTATAAGCCTTTACTTTATGGCAGGTAAATCTTTTGATGTGCTTGAAATTTCTAAGGTCAAACTCCCTCTGGATTTCCAGTACTGGCTATTTTTTGCACTTTTTGCTGCATTTGCTGTAAAGGTTCCCATGTTTCCACTACATACATGGCTTCCTGACGCCCACACTGAAGCTCCAACAGCAGGAAGTGTGATACTTGCTGGAATTCTACTTAAAATTGGAGGTTATGGATTTTTAAGATTCTCCATTCCATTTTGCCCAGATGCTACAATTGCTTTAAAGCTCTTCATGCAGATTTTATCACTGATTGCTATAATCTATGGGGCATTTGTAACACTCATGCAAACAGATTTTAAAAGACTAATTGCCTATTCAAGTGTGAGCCACATGGGATTTGTAACCTTAGGAATTTTCTCATTGAATGAAACAGCTATTCGGGGTGGCATACTTCAGATGATCAATCATGGAATTGTAACCGGAGCTCTCTTTATGTGTATAGGTGTTATCTATGAGAGAACTCACACGAGAGAACTAATTAAATACGGCGGTCTCGGGAAGGCTGTTCCAATTTTTGTTCTCTTCTACACCTTCTTTTCAGCTGCAGCAATTGGTTTCCCCGGAACAAACTCTTTCATAGGAGAATTTCTTGTGATGTTAGGTGCTTTCAAAAGTAGTTTCTACATAGGCACACCACTAATTCTGGGAATATCTCTCGGTGCAACATACATGATATGGCTTTACTATAGAGTCGTTTTAAATGAGATCAAACCAGAAATAAAGGAGCATCTTTACGATTTAAACTTAAGGGAGATAGTAATGTTTATTCCTCCTGTTTTTCTTGTGTTGCTCATAGGACTTCAACCTTCAATACCACTTAGTTTCATGGATACATCAATCAAGTATCTATTGGATATATTTTTGAATTCAGCCAGTGTGAGCATGAAGTAG
- a CDS encoding Na(+)/H(+) antiporter subunit D — MTNLIPPAGILIFGSLLILLFRGRMRQVYMIALPLLTILYVFSLPEGVYWKVRILEYELIFGRVDRLSLAFSYIFAIITFISSIYSLHVKDNLHLVSAFVYAGAAQGAVFAGDFVTLFIFWEIMAFAAAYIVWSAKTKKAVSAGMRYLMVHIFGGLLLLGGIIIQYHETGSLLFNYVGLKGLSSWLIFLGFGINAAFPVLHAWLPDAYPESTETGTVFLSAFTTKTAVYVLARAFPGTELLIYIGAAMTAFPIFYAVIENNLRRVLSYSLINQVGFMVTGVGIGTQLSLNGTVAHAFCHILYKALLFMSMGAVLYRTGKINATDLGGLYKSMPLTTIFCIVGAASISGVPFTSGFVSKSMIVSAAGEGGMLAIWIALLFASAGVFHHSGIKIPFFAFFSHDSGIRTQEAPKHMLVAMGIAAFLCIGIGVLPGPLYSILPYPVEYEPYTAAHVIDQTQLLAFSALAFTLLMLSGIYPPEIRSVNLDADWFYRKGSALFMRFANNVLAKVEYNIIGQAYEFMVIKPILKIAGFLKLIDTSGVDKTYNNMATGSIRLSDAVRVIQTGRANDYAFVMVIGIILLILIVLIPIVI, encoded by the coding sequence ATGACTAATCTGATTCCACCTGCAGGAATTCTAATTTTTGGTTCACTGTTAATACTTTTGTTCAGGGGTAGAATGAGGCAGGTTTACATGATAGCGCTTCCCTTGCTCACCATTCTGTACGTCTTCAGTCTTCCTGAAGGAGTTTACTGGAAAGTAAGGATTCTTGAGTATGAACTTATATTTGGAAGAGTTGACAGACTCTCTCTTGCTTTCAGCTATATCTTCGCAATCATAACTTTTATCTCTTCTATATACAGCTTACATGTGAAAGATAATCTTCATCTTGTTTCAGCCTTTGTCTATGCAGGTGCCGCACAGGGTGCTGTTTTTGCAGGTGACTTTGTAACACTATTTATATTCTGGGAAATTATGGCATTTGCTGCAGCCTATATAGTCTGGTCTGCGAAGACAAAGAAGGCTGTAAGTGCAGGAATGAGATATTTGATGGTGCATATTTTTGGAGGTTTACTACTTCTTGGAGGGATAATTATCCAATATCATGAGACAGGATCTTTACTTTTCAACTATGTTGGGTTAAAAGGGCTGAGTTCATGGTTGATATTTCTTGGTTTTGGGATAAATGCAGCTTTTCCTGTTCTACATGCATGGCTACCTGATGCTTATCCTGAATCAACAGAGACAGGAACAGTTTTTCTCTCAGCCTTTACAACGAAAACAGCTGTTTATGTTCTTGCCAGAGCATTTCCTGGTACAGAGCTTTTAATTTATATTGGTGCTGCAATGACGGCATTCCCAATATTCTATGCAGTTATTGAAAACAATCTCAGAAGAGTTCTCTCATACAGTCTCATTAACCAGGTTGGGTTTATGGTTACCGGTGTGGGAATTGGTACTCAACTTTCTTTAAATGGAACAGTGGCGCATGCTTTCTGCCACATTCTTTACAAGGCTTTACTTTTTATGTCAATGGGAGCAGTGCTGTATAGGACAGGGAAAATAAATGCCACTGATCTCGGTGGTTTGTATAAATCAATGCCTCTTACTACAATATTCTGTATTGTTGGTGCAGCATCCATCTCTGGTGTACCCTTTACAAGTGGATTTGTAAGTAAGTCAATGATAGTCTCAGCAGCAGGAGAGGGTGGTATGCTTGCCATATGGATTGCTCTTCTTTTTGCCTCCGCAGGTGTTTTCCACCACTCCGGAATAAAAATTCCCTTCTTTGCTTTCTTCAGCCATGACTCGGGTATAAGAACACAGGAAGCTCCAAAACACATGCTTGTTGCTATGGGAATTGCCGCATTTCTCTGCATTGGAATAGGAGTTCTACCAGGTCCTCTTTACTCCATTCTTCCGTATCCTGTTGAATATGAACCATATACAGCAGCCCATGTAATAGATCAGACTCAATTGCTTGCCTTCTCTGCATTGGCTTTTACTTTGCTCATGCTTTCAGGAATATATCCTCCTGAGATAAGGTCAGTAAATCTTGATGCTGACTGGTTTTATAGAAAAGGATCAGCTCTTTTTATGAGATTTGCTAATAATGTTCTCGCAAAAGTTGAATACAACATAATAGGTCAGGCTTATGAGTTTATGGTTATTAAGCCTATTTTAAAGATTGCAGGATTTTTAAAATTAATTGATACCTCAGGAGTTGATAAAACTTATAATAACATGGCGACGGGTTCGATAAGGCTAAGCGATGCTGTCAGGGTTATTCAAACAGGAAGAGCCAATGATTATGCATTTGTAATGGTTATAGGTATCATCTTGTTGATTTTGATAGTTTTAATTCCAATAGTAATTTAA